The Acidobacteriota bacterium genome segment CCAATTTTTTGCCGGGATATTGAGCGATTCCGCTTATAAACCTCGTTTTCTTCAGGAGATCACCGAGGAAGGAAAAATCCATACCGGAAACGCTGTGACATATGAAATTAAGATCTACTCCCAAGAAGGGGATCTCCAAAGGAGAATCACCCGGGAATACCAGCCGATTCAAGTAACACAATCCCATAAAGATAATTTTTTTGAAGTGCAGAGCATTGATCTGCTGAGAAGGTTGCCGACCGGAGATTCTTTCAAAGAGGAAGTCCTGAAACATATGGAATACCCCAAATTTCTTCCGCCTTATACGTGGTTTTCGGTCATGGACAACGGCTGGCTGTATGTGGTGGCGGATGCCATCGAAGGAGACTATGCCCTGATCGACTTGTTCGATGAACAGGGAATTTATATCGGCCGTTTCCAATCGAATCTTCCGGCTGCTCAGGTCTTTTTTAAAAACGGGCTGGCTTATGCGGTTGTCACTGAAGATGATTATAAATGCATAAAGGCGTATACATACAAAATTGTGAATTACTGAGCGGAATCATTCGACCTCCATAATGGCTGCGAGGGAAGGATCTATGTCGGAACATTCGAAAGACCCGCGAACGAAACGGCGTCCTTGCTGGTTGGCCACGATCCAAGCCGGAATTCTTTTTTGAGTCCGGGTGTCGACGAGCCCTATTTTTCCCTTCCTATGAGATCTTCTCCGCCGGGCAGCACCACACGATGACTTACAACAAGAACACGCGATTTGGATATATCGATATCCGCTATAACGAAGGACTGGACAAGCTGTTTCTGCTTTATTCAGGCATCTGCAAATATAATCCTGAAAACATTAGGGGCGAATTCGGCGACATCATTTATGTTTTCAATCGAATGGGAATTCCTGTAGAAAAACTGGAATTGGATAAGCCCATTTTTCAATTCGGAGTTTCCGATGACGGCTCTGCAATTTATGGGCTGTCGGATACGGAAATATTGAAATTTGAATATCGTCATCCGGTGGACAAGGCGGTGACTTCTTCCGGTTCGCCAGAGCTGCAATCCCGGAATCGGGGCTCTGAAACGGCGTTTTCATGGCCGCGGCGATAATTGTTGTATAATACAAATCGGAGTTGAAAAATGTCCTACAAAGTCAGTGTCGTAATTGAAAAAGATGACCATGGCTACTATGCCTTCGCTCCTGAGCTCGAAGGCTGCCAGACACAAGGGGATTCCCTGGAGGAAGCCTTGGCCAACATCAAAGAAGCGATCGAGCTTTATCTGGAAACTCTCTCGAAAGAGGAGATCCGGGCACGCTTGAGCAAAGAGATCCTGACCACATCATTAGAGATCTCCGTTGCCTAAAACGCCGCGCCTATCCGCTCAAGATGCCGAAGCTCTCTTGCTGAAAGCCGGATTTCTATTAGCGCGAAGCAGGGGAAGCCATCGGATTTACGTTAGGGGAAATGCCAGGTTCGTGATTCCTTTCCATCAAGGAAAAACACTTCACCCGAAAATTGTTAAACATTTGATGGGGGTACTTGATCCCGGTAGCTGAGAAGACTGCTACCACCCGGCCTTTAGAAAAAGTGCGAAAAACCGGCGGCTTCCGCCGTCATATCAATACGGGTATTGACGGCGGAGCGAATGACGAACGAATCGGATATCGACAAATCGAGCGCAGACCGGAGCGGGGCGAACCCCAAGATATGCGGCGGAGAATCCGGTGAATCTCGATGCGCGCCGCGAAGCGAACCCGTTTCGCTCGACGGCGGACCGGGAGGCGAAGTCCCCGGGAACTCCCTCGGTTCGGGGCGCAGTGACTGTCCGTACTCTCTCGGGCGTAGGTCGGGGCCTGAAACTCGCCTCGCTGAAAGCCACTCCTCTCGCAACCGTGAAGGCCACCGCTCCCGCCTTCGCGAGAAATTCCTTCGCGGCGGCCTGGCGGGTTTCCTGGATTACGAGGTCATCGAGCTCCTCCTCGCCCTGGGGACGCCCCGGCGGGACTGCCGGGAACCGGCCCGGGAGGCGCTCCGGACTTTCAAGTCCTTCCGGGGCGTTCTCGAGGCGCCTTCCCACGAGCTTCAGAAAATCCGGGGCATCGGGCCGCGGAACGTCTTCGGCATCAAGCTCATCCACGAGGTCTCGCGCCGCTTCCTCAAGGACCGGATGATGAGCCGCCCGGTCTGCCCGTCGTCGCGGGCCGTCTTCGACTACCTCTCGCACAGCCTGCGCGACCAGCGCAAAGAGCTCTTCAAGGTGCTGTTCCTCGACGCCAAAAACCGGATCATCGAGGAAAAAACGCTCTTCGAGGGCACGGTGAACTCCAGCGCCGTCTACCCCCGCGAGGTCATCGAGGACGCCCTGCGCACCCGGGCCACGGGACTCATCTTCGTCCACAACCATCCGTCGGGCGATCCGGAGCCGTCGTCCTGCGATCGCGAAATTACGCGCGACCTCGTCTTCGCGGCCGGCCTCCTCCAGATCAAGGTCCTCGACCACATCGTGATCGGCAACAACCGCTACTTCAGCTTCGCCGACCACGGCCTGATCGAGGAGTACGGGTTCCAGTTCCTGCGTGTCCAGAGGGCGGGAAGCGGAGGTTGAAGAAAACGGCCGGCGCGGGTAAACTGGGGCAAGGGAGGCCGCCATGACGAACGACAAGGACATCGCGCGTTCCGTGAAAATGAAGCCCATCGGGGAGATTGCCGCCAAACTGGGCATGGGCCCGGAGTGCCTGGAGCTTCACGGGAAGCACATCGCCAAGATCCTGCCCTGCGAGGCGCCCAAACGGGAACGCCCGGGACGCCTGGTCATGGTTACGGCGGCGACGCCCGGAAAATCGGGCGAGGGCAAGACGACGACGGCGATCGGCCTGGCCGACGCCCTCACGGCGGCGGGAAAGAAGGCCGCGGCCGCAATCCGCGAGCCTTCGCTGGGCCCCGTCTTCGGCATGAAGGGCGGCGCGACCGGAGGCGGTCGGGCCCAGGTCATGCCGGCCGACGCCATCAACCTCCATTTCACGGGCGACATCCACGCCGTCTCGACCGCCCACAATCTCCTTGCGGCCATGGTCGACAACCAGCTCTACTTCCAGGGCTGCGACCTCCTGCCCGGACCGTCGGTGACCTGGAAGCGCGTCCTGGACATGAACGACCGGGCGCTCCGCAAGATCGTCGTCGGGCTCGGCGGGGTGACGAACGAGGTGCCGCGCGAGACGGGCTTCGACATCGCAACGGCCTCCGAGGTCATGGCCATTCTCTGCCTGGCGCGGGACCTCCCCGATCTCAAGGCGCGGCTCGGCCGGATCTGCCTCGGGTTCACGCGCGACGGCAATCCCATCTTCGCATCCGATGTCCGCGCCCACGGGGCCATGGCCGCCCTCCTCGTCGAGGCGCTGAAGCCCAACATCGTCCAGACCCTCGAGGGCACGCCGGCCTTCATTCACGGCGGGCCGTTCGCCAACATCGCCCACGGCACGAGTTCGGTGATCGCGACGCGAGTCGCGCTCGACGCAGCCGATATCGTCGTCACCGAGACGGGATTCGCCTCCGACCTGGGGGCCGAGAAGTTCTTCGACATCGTCGTCCGGACGGGGCTTGTGCCACCGCCCGATGCCTGCGTCCTCGTGGCGACGCTCCAGTCGCTGAAGCTCCAGGCGGGCGTCAAGGCGGCGGACACGGCCAAGGAAGACCCCGGCGCCGTCGAAACGGGCTTCGACAATGTCAGAAAGCACGCGGAAAATCTCCGGATGTTCGGTGTGCCCTTCGTCGTCGCCCTGAACCTCTTTCCGACGGACGCGAAGTCCGAAATCGAGATATTCGCGTCGCTCTGCCGGGCGGACAAGATGCGGTTTGCGCTGAGCGACGTTTTCGCCCGCGGCGGTGCGGGAGGGGCGGATCTGGCCCGCGAGGTTCTTGCGGCCGCCGAGAGCGACCCGCGTGACTTCCGGCTTATCTATCCCGACGAGATGCCGCTTGTCCAAAAAGTCGAGACAATCGCGAGCGAGATTTACGGCGCCGGGAATACGATCTTCAAGGGCCGGTCACGGAAGAAGCTCGAGATGTACGAAAAGGCCGGTTTCGGGACGCTTCCGATCTGCGTCGCCAAGACCCAGTATTCGCTGTCCGACGACCCGAAGCTTCTCAACCGGCCGAAGGATTTCACGCTGACCGTGA includes the following:
- a CDS encoding type II toxin-antitoxin system HicB family antitoxin, with protein sequence MSYKVSVVIEKDDHGYYAFAPELEGCQTQGDSLEEALANIKEAIELYLETLSKEEIRARLSKEILTTSLEISVA
- a CDS encoding type II toxin-antitoxin system HicA family toxin; the encoded protein is MPKTPRLSAQDAEALLLKAGFLLARSRGSHRIYVRGNARFVIPFHQGKTLHPKIVKHLMGVLDPGS
- the radC gene encoding DNA repair protein RadC is translated as MTNESDIDKSSADRSGANPKICGGESGESRCAPRSEPVSLDGGPGGEVPGNSLGSGRSDCPYSLGRRSGPETRLAESHSSRNREGHRSRLREKFLRGGLAGFLDYEVIELLLALGTPRRDCREPAREALRTFKSFRGVLEAPSHELQKIRGIGPRNVFGIKLIHEVSRRFLKDRMMSRPVCPSSRAVFDYLSHSLRDQRKELFKVLFLDAKNRIIEEKTLFEGTVNSSAVYPREVIEDALRTRATGLIFVHNHPSGDPEPSSCDREITRDLVFAAGLLQIKVLDHIVIGNNRYFSFADHGLIEEYGFQFLRVQRAGSGG
- a CDS encoding formate--tetrahydrofolate ligase yields the protein MTNDKDIARSVKMKPIGEIAAKLGMGPECLELHGKHIAKILPCEAPKRERPGRLVMVTAATPGKSGEGKTTTAIGLADALTAAGKKAAAAIREPSLGPVFGMKGGATGGGRAQVMPADAINLHFTGDIHAVSTAHNLLAAMVDNQLYFQGCDLLPGPSVTWKRVLDMNDRALRKIVVGLGGVTNEVPRETGFDIATASEVMAILCLARDLPDLKARLGRICLGFTRDGNPIFASDVRAHGAMAALLVEALKPNIVQTLEGTPAFIHGGPFANIAHGTSSVIATRVALDAADIVVTETGFASDLGAEKFFDIVVRTGLVPPPDACVLVATLQSLKLQAGVKAADTAKEDPGAVETGFDNVRKHAENLRMFGVPFVVALNLFPTDAKSEIEIFASLCRADKMRFALSDVFARGGAGGADLAREVLAAAESDPRDFRLIYPDEMPLVQKVETIASEIYGAGNTIFKGRSRKKLEMYEKAGFGTLPICVAKTQYSLSDDPKLLNRPKDFTLTVTDVFLSAGAGFVVVLCGDIMTMPGLPKVPAAEHVDVTDDGEIIGVS